In Deferribacteraceae bacterium V6Fe1, one genomic interval encodes:
- the argH gene encoding argininosuccinate lyase, translating into MSEKPWAGRFSLPTDKFVEEFNASIHFDKRFAEYDIKGSMAHVRMLAKQGIILESESEQILEGLKTVLEEIESGKFEFKTEDEDIHMAVEKRLRELIGQVAGKLHTARSRNDQVAVDFRMYLRQEIFEIKNYLKLLLETILNKAKNEIDAVMPGYTHLQTAQPILFSHYMMAYFEMFKRDYQRFSDIIGRLNYSPLGAGALAGTTFNIDREFTAKELGFIAPTLNSLDSVSDRDFALEFLSAASICQMHLSRMSEEFIIFSTSEFAFIELSDDYCTGSSIMPQKKNPDIPELIRGKTGRVYGNMISLFTTMKGLPLAYNKDMQEDKEPVFDTVDTLKASLKIFSPMIEKMKLNKNKMYSSAKLGFSTATDLADYLVRRGLPFRDAHHVVGKAVAYCLDKRVDLSELTIEELKSFSDLIKDDIYDYITLEASVNSRKAIGGTAKVSVEHQIKLAQEFLREN; encoded by the coding sequence ATGAGTGAGAAACCGTGGGCTGGAAGATTTTCACTTCCTACAGATAAATTTGTTGAAGAGTTTAATGCATCAATACATTTTGATAAAAGATTTGCTGAATATGATATCAAAGGGAGTATGGCTCATGTAAGGATGTTGGCAAAGCAAGGAATAATCCTTGAAAGTGAGTCCGAGCAAATATTGGAAGGTTTAAAAACGGTACTGGAAGAGATTGAATCAGGAAAATTTGAATTTAAAACTGAAGATGAAGATATACATATGGCAGTTGAAAAAAGATTGAGGGAGCTTATTGGGCAAGTGGCAGGAAAGCTTCATACTGCAAGGAGTAGAAATGACCAAGTAGCTGTTGATTTTAGAATGTATTTGAGACAGGAAATATTTGAGATAAAAAATTACCTCAAACTTTTGTTAGAAACTATTTTGAATAAAGCAAAAAATGAAATTGACGCTGTCATGCCTGGATATACCCATCTTCAGACCGCTCAGCCTATACTTTTTTCTCACTATATGATGGCTTATTTTGAAATGTTTAAAAGGGATTATCAAAGGTTTTCGGATATTATAGGCAGATTAAATTATTCACCACTTGGTGCGGGTGCTTTGGCAGGCACCACTTTTAATATAGACAGGGAATTTACTGCGAAAGAGCTCGGATTTATAGCTCCTACGTTAAATAGTTTGGACTCTGTCAGTGATAGGGACTTTGCCCTTGAATTTTTGTCAGCCGCTTCCATATGTCAAATGCATCTTTCAAGGATGTCGGAAGAGTTTATTATATTTTCAACGTCAGAATTTGCTTTTATAGAGCTTAGTGATGATTATTGCACTGGCAGTAGCATAATGCCTCAAAAGAAAAATCCGGATATTCCTGAGTTAATAAGGGGCAAAACAGGCAGAGTGTATGGAAATATGATTAGCCTTTTTACTACGATGAAAGGGCTGCCACTTGCATACAATAAGGATATGCAAGAGGACAAAGAGCCCGTATTTGACACGGTTGACACTTTAAAGGCGTCATTAAAGATATTTTCCCCTATGATAGAAAAGATGAAACTTAATAAAAATAAAATGTATTCTTCTGCCAAATTAGGATTCTCAACTGCAACGGATTTGGCTGATTATTTGGTAAGAAGGGGGCTGCCTTTTAGAGATGCGCATCATGTTGTCGGCAAGGCTGTTGCTTACTGCCTTGACAAAAGGGTAGACCTGTCTGAATTAACTATAGAAGAATTAAAAAGTTTTTCAGATCTTATAAAGGATGATATTTATGACTATATTACACTTGAAGCTTCCGTTAACAGCAGAAAAGCTATAGGTGGGACAGCAAAAGTATCTGTAGAGCATCAGATTAAGCTTGCACAAGAGTTTTTACGTGAAAATTAA
- the dnaK gene encoding molecular chaperone DnaK, producing the protein MGNSSKVIGIDLGTTNSVVAVMEGGQPKVIINSEGMATTPSVVAFTDSGEKLVGMLAKRQAITNPENTIFSIKRLIGRKFDSDQVEKGKKILPYKIVPSDNNDAWVEVKGKKYAPQEISAMILQKLKKTAEEYLGETVTDAVITVPAYFNDAQRQATKDAGKIAGLNVLRIINEPTAAALAYGLDKKKDEKIAVYDLGGGTFDISILELGDGVFEVKSTNGDTFLGGDDFDLRIVNWLIDEFKKENGIDLKNDKMALQRLKEAAEKAKHELSTALETEINLPFITADQTGPKHLVKKLSRAKLESLVMDLVEGTLEPCKQALKDAGLTAADIDEVILVGGMTRMPLVQQKVKEFFGKEPHKGINPDEVVAIGAAIQGGVLRGDVKDVLLLDVTPLSLGIETLGGVMTKIINRNTTIPTKKSQVFTTAQDNQTSVTIHVLQGEREMAQDNKSIGRFDLVGIAPAPRGVPQIEVTFDIDANGILSVYAKDLGTGKEQSIRITPSSGLSEEEIEKMVKDAELNAEADRKKKELIEVKNQADTLIYSTEKSLKEHGDKVDAATKESIEKALEELKQLQAGEDAEKIKAGIEKLANASHKLAEEIYKTAGAQQGQNSGAGAETEQSDNKDENVVDADFEEVKDDNK; encoded by the coding sequence ATGGGTAACAGTTCAAAGGTAATCGGTATCGATTTAGGTACTACAAACTCAGTTGTTGCAGTAATGGAAGGTGGACAGCCTAAGGTAATTATAAATTCAGAAGGTATGGCCACAACCCCGTCTGTTGTTGCATTTACTGATAGCGGTGAAAAATTGGTAGGTATGCTTGCCAAAAGGCAGGCAATTACAAATCCTGAAAATACTATTTTTAGTATTAAAAGGTTGATAGGTAGAAAGTTTGACTCTGACCAGGTTGAAAAAGGGAAGAAAATACTCCCTTATAAGATAGTTCCATCCGATAATAACGATGCTTGGGTAGAGGTAAAGGGCAAAAAGTATGCCCCTCAAGAGATTTCTGCCATGATATTGCAAAAGCTTAAAAAGACTGCCGAAGAGTATCTCGGAGAAACTGTAACAGATGCTGTAATTACAGTGCCTGCTTATTTCAACGATGCTCAGCGTCAGGCTACTAAGGATGCTGGAAAAATCGCAGGGCTTAATGTGTTAAGGATTATAAATGAGCCGACAGCTGCAGCTCTTGCTTATGGATTGGATAAGAAAAAGGATGAGAAGATAGCGGTTTACGACCTTGGTGGTGGTACGTTTGATATTTCTATTCTTGAGCTTGGTGATGGAGTATTTGAAGTAAAATCTACAAACGGTGATACTTTCCTCGGCGGGGACGATTTTGACCTTAGGATAGTAAACTGGTTAATTGACGAATTTAAAAAAGAGAATGGTATCGACCTTAAAAATGATAAAATGGCATTGCAGCGTTTGAAAGAGGCTGCTGAGAAGGCTAAACATGAGCTTTCAACTGCACTTGAGACAGAAATTAATTTGCCATTTATTACTGCTGACCAGACTGGTCCTAAACACCTTGTTAAAAAGCTTTCAAGGGCAAAGCTTGAAAGTTTGGTAATGGATCTTGTCGAGGGTACTTTGGAACCTTGCAAACAGGCTCTTAAAGATGCTGGTCTTACTGCTGCTGATATAGATGAAGTTATATTGGTCGGTGGTATGACAAGAATGCCTCTTGTTCAGCAAAAGGTTAAAGAATTTTTTGGTAAAGAGCCTCATAAGGGGATTAACCCTGATGAAGTTGTTGCTATCGGTGCTGCAATTCAGGGTGGTGTTTTAAGAGGTGATGTTAAAGATGTGCTTCTTTTGGACGTTACTCCACTTTCACTTGGTATTGAGACCCTTGGTGGAGTAATGACAAAAATTATTAACAGAAATACAACAATCCCAACTAAAAAGAGTCAGGTATTTACTACCGCACAGGATAATCAGACATCCGTTACTATTCACGTACTTCAAGGCGAACGTGAGATGGCTCAGGACAACAAATCTATCGGAAGATTTGACCTTGTAGGGATAGCACCTGCTCCGCGTGGTGTACCTCAGATTGAAGTAACATTTGACATAGATGCAAACGGTATTTTGAGTGTTTATGCGAAAGACCTCGGCACAGGCAAGGAGCAGTCAATAAGAATTACACCAAGTAGCGGTTTGAGTGAAGAAGAGATAGAAAAGATGGTTAAGGATGCTGAGCTAAATGCTGAAGCTGACAGGAAGAAGAAAGAGCTAATAGAAGTGAAAAACCAAGCTGACACTTTGATATACTCAACCGAAAAATCTCTTAAAGAGCATGGTGATAAGGTAGATGCTGCTACTAAAGAGAGCATTGAAAAGGCTTTGGAAGAGTTGAAACAGCTACAAGCCGGAGAAGACGCAGAAAAAATAAAGGCTGGTATTGAAAAGCTTGCCAATGCTTCTCATAAACTTGCCGAAGAGATTTACAAGACAGCAGGGGCACAGCAGGGGCAAAATTCTGGAGCCGGTGCAGAGACAGAACAATCTGACAACAAAGATGAAAATGTTGTCGATGCTGATTTTGAAGAAGTTAAAGACGATAATAAATAA
- a CDS encoding nitroreductase family protein, with amino-acid sequence MDVLTAIKTRRSIRQFESTNVENEKIEELLRLAMCAPSAGNQQPWHFIVVNDKKLKNEIADMHPYAKMLYDAPVCIVVLGDTSLEKYKGYWVQDCSAAIMNILTAAPALNLQTVWCGIYPTEERVKDFKNYFKLPENIIPLGLIVLGYSPKSGFPVDRFKPERIHYNSFNI; translated from the coding sequence ATGGATGTATTAACTGCTATCAAAACAAGAAGAAGTATCAGGCAATTTGAGTCAACTAATGTAGAAAATGAAAAGATAGAAGAGTTGCTTAGACTTGCAATGTGTGCACCTTCAGCCGGCAATCAGCAGCCATGGCACTTTATAGTTGTTAATGACAAAAAACTAAAAAATGAAATTGCCGACATGCACCCGTATGCTAAAATGCTATACGATGCACCAGTTTGTATAGTTGTCTTAGGTGATACATCTTTGGAAAAATATAAAGGGTATTGGGTGCAAGACTGCTCTGCCGCCATAATGAATATATTGACAGCTGCCCCTGCGCTAAACTTGCAAACTGTTTGGTGCGGAATTTACCCAACAGAGGAGAGGGTAAAAGATTTTAAAAATTATTTTAAATTGCCTGAAAATATTATCCCACTTGGGCTTATAGTTTTGGGATATTCCCCAAAAAGTGGCTTTCCGGTAGACAGATTCAAACCAGAAAGAATACATTATAATAGTTTTAATATTTAG
- a CDS encoding cyclic nucleotide-binding domain-containing protein produces the protein MTAEKYFSILKTDPKFIDLTQEEVREVLSYCEVQSFKKGDDIIKEGQHGDKLHIIVEGEVGISKIISNQVVFFITTLKVGEVFGEMAIISDYPRSANAFAKTDAVILSLSKEIFKKIKSENPLLFGKLSFVLSKVLAERLFKIEDRIKSILKATLNHEVI, from the coding sequence ATGACGGCAGAGAAATATTTTTCTATATTAAAAACTGATCCTAAATTCATCGATTTAACTCAAGAGGAAGTGAGAGAGGTCCTCTCATACTGTGAAGTACAAAGCTTCAAAAAAGGGGACGATATTATAAAAGAAGGCCAACACGGGGATAAACTTCATATAATTGTCGAAGGTGAAGTTGGCATATCCAAAATAATATCAAATCAGGTAGTTTTTTTTATCACCACCCTTAAAGTTGGTGAAGTTTTTGGAGAAATGGCAATAATTTCAGATTATCCTCGCTCTGCCAATGCATTTGCAAAGACTGATGCCGTTATTTTAAGTTTGTCAAAAGAGATATTCAAAAAAATAAAATCCGAGAATCCCTTACTATTTGGCAAGCTATCCTTTGTGCTTTCAAAAGTTTTGGCAGAAAGACTATTTAAGATTGAGGACAGGATAAAAAGTATTTTGAAAGCAACCTTAAATCACGAAGTTATTTAA
- a CDS encoding GHKL domain-containing protein, producing the protein MNLILIFSYISVANRNLKHFKAHLHEYANFIMKTLEGGNRVFMMQMGFSRNNFRLLANELAKNENVKNLIVTDSQNEIIFSLSIPDDYQQNLLDKNISETKNELVFKRVIKFDPSRWRMGMMSRPEQPTSNISLNAYLIMDLSGYNKIKREIYFNIFFTVLSEILLIIIAVFLFKIFKSYIKTQEDLKRAEKEAELGKFANILAHEIKNPLSSMKGLVEYTVKKESDEKLKDYLSRSLTEIDRLNKIVNDFLDFGRHIRLSFKLLDIRLLINRAVDILKYDLNDKTLTVEVSGESFQINGDEDKIFQVFINLLLNAISASPVGDKIIVRLDANIKKITIINNVENIDFDKNKIFEPFYTTKAKGSGLGLAISKKIIEHHGGKIEVENTNPFTISVNFEGKNG; encoded by the coding sequence TTGAATTTAATATTGATATTTTCATATATTTCTGTTGCCAACAGAAATCTGAAGCATTTCAAAGCCCATTTGCACGAATATGCTAATTTTATAATGAAAACCCTTGAGGGGGGCAATAGAGTATTTATGATGCAAATGGGATTTTCCCGTAATAATTTTAGACTTCTTGCAAATGAGCTTGCCAAAAATGAAAATGTTAAAAATCTTATTGTAACTGACAGCCAAAATGAGATAATTTTCAGTTTGTCCATTCCGGATGATTATCAGCAAAATTTATTGGATAAAAATATTTCTGAGACGAAAAATGAGCTTGTATTCAAAAGGGTTATAAAATTTGATCCCTCACGATGGAGAATGGGGATGATGAGTCGGCCTGAGCAGCCTACTTCAAATATCTCTCTGAATGCTTATCTGATAATGGATTTATCGGGCTACAATAAAATTAAGCGTGAAATTTATTTTAATATATTCTTCACTGTGCTGTCGGAAATTTTACTGATAATTATAGCTGTTTTTCTTTTTAAAATTTTTAAAAGCTATATTAAGACTCAGGAAGACTTAAAAAGAGCCGAAAAAGAAGCCGAACTTGGAAAATTTGCCAATATTCTTGCCCATGAGATAAAAAATCCGCTTAGCTCAATGAAAGGGCTTGTGGAATATACAGTGAAGAAAGAGAGTGATGAAAAACTAAAAGATTATTTGTCAAGGTCATTAACGGAAATTGACAGGTTAAATAAGATTGTAAATGATTTCTTGGATTTTGGTAGGCATATAAGGCTTTCTTTCAAACTTTTAGATATTAGACTGCTGATTAATCGGGCGGTTGATATATTAAAATATGATTTGAATGATAAAACATTGACTGTTGAAGTGTCAGGTGAAAGTTTTCAAATTAATGGTGACGAAGACAAGATTTTTCAAGTTTTTATCAATCTTCTTTTAAATGCTATAAGTGCTTCACCTGTCGGGGATAAAATTATTGTAAGATTAGATGCAAATATTAAAAAAATCACAATAATAAATAATGTTGAAAATATAGATTTTGATAAAAATAAAATATTCGAGCCTTTTTATACGACTAAAGCGAAAGGGAGCGGGCTCGGACTTGCCATATCTAAAAAGATTATCGAGCATCACGGCGGTAAGATAGAGGTTGAAAATACTAACCCTTTCACAATATCTGTAAATTTTGAGGGTAAAAATGGGTAG
- a CDS encoding sigma-54-dependent Fis family transcriptional regulator, with protein MGRKILIVDDEQNHRLMLKIHLEDAGYEILEAENGLDGLYLAEENELYAILLDIKMSVMDGLTVLTKLKEKGLNTPVIMITAFNNVRTAVETMKLGAVDFITKPVDIDMLLKSLDNLEKVVTEDIKVNNISDDFIFEGVYSKEGLGKIVDLLKMVAPTDASVMIYGESGTGKELVAKAIHNNSLRRKNQFLAVNCAALNENLIESELFGHEKGAFTGATNLKKGKFELADGGTIFLDEIGEMPLSTQAKLLRVLQEREFERVGGVKTIKTDTRVIAATNRDLEAMVKSGDFREDLYFRLNVFPVKLPPLRERKTEIPLLVNFFLEKYASRFSKVIKGYTKEFIEKLSSYNFPGNIRELENIIERSIILCTSDKLSADVLPELKIEDNEDIDTLDVKENEKQLIIKALKETNNNKSNAAKILGISRKTLHNKIKEYEIEV; from the coding sequence ATGGGTAGAAAAATATTAATAGTCGATGATGAGCAAAATCACAGACTAATGCTTAAAATACACCTTGAAGATGCAGGATACGAAATACTTGAGGCCGAAAACGGGCTTGATGGTCTTTATTTGGCTGAAGAAAATGAGCTTTATGCTATTTTGTTGGATATAAAAATGAGTGTTATGGATGGCTTGACCGTTTTGACAAAGTTGAAAGAGAAGGGGTTAAATACACCTGTAATAATGATTACCGCTTTTAACAATGTTAGGACGGCGGTTGAAACGATGAAGCTGGGAGCTGTCGATTTTATAACTAAGCCTGTAGATATAGATATGCTTCTTAAAAGCCTTGATAATCTGGAAAAGGTTGTTACTGAGGACATTAAGGTTAACAATATATCCGATGATTTTATATTTGAAGGTGTTTATTCAAAAGAAGGGCTTGGTAAGATTGTAGATTTATTAAAAATGGTTGCTCCGACCGATGCCTCTGTTATGATTTACGGAGAATCAGGGACTGGTAAAGAATTGGTAGCTAAGGCTATTCACAATAACTCGCTTAGAAGAAAAAATCAATTTCTTGCGGTAAACTGTGCGGCTTTAAATGAAAACTTGATAGAAAGCGAGCTTTTTGGACATGAAAAAGGTGCTTTTACCGGAGCAACAAACTTAAAGAAAGGGAAGTTTGAGCTGGCTGATGGTGGCACTATATTTTTGGACGAAATAGGCGAGATGCCTCTTTCAACTCAGGCAAAATTGCTAAGAGTCTTGCAGGAGAGGGAATTTGAAAGGGTTGGTGGTGTTAAGACCATAAAAACGGACACAAGGGTAATTGCCGCTACCAACAGAGATTTGGAAGCGATGGTTAAGAGCGGTGATTTTAGAGAGGATCTTTACTTTAGGTTAAATGTATTTCCTGTTAAGTTGCCCCCTTTGAGGGAAAGAAAGACGGAAATACCGCTTTTAGTTAACTTTTTTTTGGAAAAGTATGCGTCGAGGTTTTCAAAGGTAATAAAGGGATATACAAAGGAATTTATTGAGAAGCTTAGCAGTTATAATTTCCCCGGCAATATAAGAGAGCTTGAAAACATTATAGAAAGAAGTATAATTCTTTGTACTTCGGATAAATTAAGTGCAGATGTTTTACCTGAACTTAAAATTGAGGATAACGAGGATATTGACACTTTAGACGTAAAGGAAAATGAGAAACAGTTAATTATAAAAGCATTGAAAGAAACAAATAATAATAAGTCAAATGCAGCTAAAATACTTGGTATTTCAAGAAAGACTTTGCACAACAAAATAAAGGAATATGAGATTGAGGTGTAA
- a CDS encoding class II fumarate hydratase, whose amino-acid sequence MMSEYRIEKDSMGEMQVPKSAYWGAQTARAKLNFNISGKTLPKDFINAVAIVKMAAANANLKLKLIDEEKAYAIVKAALEIIDGKHDDQFPLDIFQTGSGTSTNMNVNEVIANRAVEILGGKLGDKGLCHPNDDVNMGQSSNDVIPTAIHISSALLMKNLISSLENLKKSLMAKAGEFSEVIKIGRTHLMDAVPMTLGQEFSGYASQIDKAIRRFLDQEKWIVELPLGGTALGTGINTHKDFANVAINEISEYTGIKFKQADNLFEAIATKDGIVSLAGAMNTLAVSLMKIANDLRLLSSGPRCGIAEITLPSLQPGSSIMPGKVNPVIPEATIQVASEVMGKCHTISIAGASSLLDLNVMMPLIADSVIYSLTLLTNVSNHLDEFCVRDIKANVQRCSELVEWSMAIVTPLAKVVGYDKAAEIAYKAFNEKKTVKDVVKSMNILPDDEVEKIFDPKSMV is encoded by the coding sequence ATGATGTCAGAATACAGAATTGAAAAGGATAGTATGGGGGAGATGCAAGTCCCGAAATCTGCTTATTGGGGTGCTCAAACTGCCAGAGCAAAGCTTAATTTCAATATAAGCGGAAAAACACTTCCAAAAGATTTTATAAATGCAGTGGCTATTGTTAAAATGGCAGCTGCTAATGCCAATCTGAAGCTCAAACTAATTGATGAAGAGAAAGCCTATGCCATTGTAAAGGCTGCTCTTGAGATTATTGACGGTAAACATGATGACCAGTTTCCGCTTGATATTTTTCAGACAGGCTCAGGCACTTCAACCAATATGAATGTCAATGAGGTGATTGCAAATCGTGCTGTGGAAATACTCGGTGGCAAGTTAGGGGATAAGGGGCTTTGTCATCCTAACGATGATGTTAACATGGGGCAATCAAGCAATGATGTAATTCCTACAGCCATACATATTTCGTCTGCTTTGCTTATGAAAAATTTGATTTCATCTTTGGAAAATCTAAAAAAGTCACTTATGGCTAAGGCGGGAGAGTTTAGTGAGGTTATAAAGATTGGCAGGACTCACCTAATGGATGCGGTCCCTATGACTTTAGGTCAGGAATTTTCCGGCTATGCTTCACAGATAGATAAGGCTATAAGGAGGTTTTTAGATCAGGAAAAATGGATTGTTGAGCTGCCATTGGGTGGCACAGCACTTGGTACGGGGATTAATACCCATAAAGATTTTGCAAATGTAGCAATTAATGAAATATCAGAATATACAGGAATAAAATTTAAACAGGCGGACAATCTTTTTGAAGCGATTGCCACAAAAGATGGTATAGTTTCTCTTGCAGGTGCTATGAACACACTGGCTGTCAGCTTAATGAAGATTGCAAATGACCTGCGTTTGCTAAGCTCCGGCCCAAGATGTGGTATAGCTGAAATTACCCTGCCTTCTTTACAGCCGGGGAGTTCTATTATGCCAGGTAAAGTTAACCCCGTAATACCCGAAGCAACTATTCAGGTAGCTTCTGAGGTAATGGGTAAGTGTCACACAATCTCTATTGCAGGAGCTAGCAGTTTATTGGACTTGAATGTGATGATGCCTTTGATTGCCGATAGTGTTATTTATTCACTAACTTTGCTAACTAATGTTTCCAACCATTTAGATGAATTTTGTGTGAGAGACATTAAAGCCAATGTTCAAAGGTGCAGTGAGCTTGTTGAATGGTCTATGGCGATAGTAACACCTTTGGCTAAGGTAGTAGGTTATGATAAAGCTGCGGAGATTGCATATAAAGCTTTCAATGAAAAGAAAACTGTCAAAGATGTGGTTAAATCAATGAATATATTGCCTGATGATGAAGTAGAGAAAATTTTTGACCCAAAAAGCATGGTGTAG
- a CDS encoding nitroreductase family protein: MSIDFKIDESLCIGCKKCVTDCPVNIIGFDKIPFIKDESHCLKCQHCLAVCPTGALSILGKHPVNSIESKNIKIDSVELEKFIKFRRTVRRFKGDELSKETLDKLIELTSYAPSGHNSKKTFLTITSTKVDTDNFLAFMMKEFEIYLKSNNLPEPYSFLKYVHYQYKKKGEDVTFRGAPHIIVTSIPKGLTISYVDTIIALSYFEIYANSLGIGTVWSGIGRYFFEILPSLKDYLNIPKENSIGYVMAFGIPEVKYYRTVQHDKLNYNYIGA; the protein is encoded by the coding sequence ATGAGTATTGATTTTAAAATTGATGAAAGCCTATGTATCGGGTGTAAAAAATGTGTAACAGATTGCCCGGTAAATATAATTGGTTTTGATAAAATCCCTTTTATCAAGGATGAATCTCATTGCTTGAAATGTCAGCATTGTCTTGCGGTTTGCCCTACAGGTGCACTATCTATATTGGGCAAGCATCCCGTCAATAGCATTGAATCCAAAAATATTAAAATTGATAGTGTAGAGCTTGAAAAGTTTATAAAATTTAGACGGACTGTCAGAAGGTTTAAAGGTGACGAGCTTTCTAAGGAAACACTCGATAAATTGATAGAATTGACAAGTTATGCGCCAAGTGGGCATAATAGCAAAAAAACATTTCTGACAATAACGTCTACTAAGGTAGACACGGATAACTTTTTGGCTTTTATGATGAAAGAGTTTGAAATTTATCTGAAAAGTAATAATCTGCCTGAACCTTACTCTTTTTTAAAATATGTTCACTATCAATACAAGAAAAAAGGGGAGGATGTTACTTTCAGGGGGGCTCCGCATATTATTGTTACGTCAATCCCTAAGGGACTTACAATCTCTTATGTCGATACAATTATTGCTTTAAGCTACTTTGAAATATATGCAAATTCATTGGGAATAGGGACGGTTTGGAGCGGTATTGGAAGATACTTTTTTGAAATTCTTCCAAGTCTAAAAGATTATTTGAATATACCCAAAGAAAATTCGATCGGATACGTTATGGCTTTTGGTATCCCTGAAGTCAAATATTATCGCACTGTTCAACATGATAAGTTAAATTATAATTATATTGGGGCTTGA
- the dnaJ gene encoding molecular chaperone DnaJ: protein MSKDYYAILGVSKNATEIEIKKAYRKLALQYHPDRNPDNKEAEEKFREVNEAYQVLSDPQKRAQFDQFGRVFDENGSSGFSGQDFGSTIFEEFFGDVFGDFFGGARGARQRKRPRKGSNIEVSVEIEFLEACFGIAKKVKVPKTSNCKRCDGTGAEPGGVTTCNTCHGTGQITQRQGFFTLSTTCPQCGGTGEFIKDRCKECKGEGTVREYKTLEVKIPAGIENNMTLRISGGGNDGIYGGPSGDLFVHVKVKEHEYFKREGRNILLDVPISFVDASLGTTLNIPTIDGSETIKIKPGTQPDEKIVLKGKGVPDVQGYGIGNMIINLKVVIPTKLSKKQKELLETFKKESNEDTYSSEKSLWERMKSFFNS, encoded by the coding sequence TTGTCCAAAGATTATTATGCAATATTAGGCGTAAGTAAAAATGCTACTGAAATTGAGATAAAAAAAGCGTATAGAAAATTGGCGCTTCAATATCATCCGGATAGAAACCCCGATAACAAGGAAGCGGAAGAAAAGTTTAGAGAGGTAAACGAAGCTTACCAAGTATTGAGTGACCCTCAAAAGAGGGCTCAATTTGACCAATTTGGTAGAGTTTTTGATGAAAACGGCTCTTCCGGATTTTCCGGTCAAGATTTTGGGTCGACAATATTTGAAGAGTTTTTTGGAGACGTTTTTGGAGATTTTTTTGGTGGAGCAAGGGGTGCAAGGCAAAGGAAAAGGCCAAGAAAAGGCTCTAATATAGAAGTAAGTGTCGAAATAGAATTTCTTGAAGCTTGCTTTGGTATTGCCAAAAAGGTTAAAGTACCAAAAACTTCCAACTGCAAAAGATGCGATGGTACAGGTGCAGAGCCCGGTGGTGTGACTACATGTAATACATGTCATGGGACGGGGCAGATAACTCAAAGGCAAGGATTTTTTACCCTGTCCACTACTTGCCCACAGTGTGGCGGGACAGGAGAATTTATAAAAGACAGATGCAAGGAGTGCAAAGGCGAAGGAACTGTAAGAGAGTATAAGACACTTGAAGTTAAAATCCCGGCCGGAATAGAAAATAATATGACCCTAAGGATTTCAGGCGGAGGTAATGACGGAATTTATGGGGGACCTTCAGGGGATTTGTTTGTACATGTTAAGGTTAAAGAGCATGAATATTTTAAAAGGGAAGGCAGAAATATACTTTTAGATGTTCCTATCTCATTTGTTGATGCATCTCTTGGTACCACCCTCAATATTCCCACAATAGATGGCAGTGAAACAATTAAGATTAAGCCTGGTACTCAGCCTGATGAAAAAATAGTATTAAAAGGTAAAGGTGTTCCGGACGTTCAGGGTTACGGAATAGGGAATATGATAATCAATTTAAAGGTTGTAATTCCTACAAAATTGAGCAAAAAACAAAAAGAGCTTTTGGAGACATTTAAAAAGGAATCAAATGAGGATACATATTCCTCTGAAAAAAGTCTGTGGGAAAGGATGAAGAGTTTTTTTAATAGTTAG